A part of Calditrichota bacterium genomic DNA contains:
- a CDS encoding arginine decarboxylase, pyruvoyl-dependent, with protein sequence MFVPTKMFLTKGVGVHREELQSFELALRHAGIQFLNIVSVSSILPPGCKIISRERGLSLLKPGQIAFCVIARASSNEPRRQIAASVGVAIPADKTMYGYLSEHHAFGQTEKKAGDYAEDLAASMLASTLGVEFDEDESWDNKRQIWKISGKIVHSRNITQSANVDKEGKWTTVVAAAVLLP encoded by the coding sequence ATGTTCGTGCCTACGAAAATGTTTTTGACTAAGGGTGTCGGTGTGCATCGCGAGGAGCTGCAGTCGTTCGAGTTGGCTTTGCGCCACGCGGGCATTCAGTTCTTGAACATCGTCTCGGTGAGCAGCATCCTGCCACCGGGGTGCAAGATAATTTCGCGGGAGCGCGGGCTGTCGCTGCTCAAGCCTGGGCAGATCGCCTTCTGCGTCATCGCGCGCGCCAGCAGCAACGAGCCCCGCCGGCAGATTGCCGCCTCGGTGGGCGTGGCCATCCCCGCAGACAAGACCATGTACGGCTACTTGAGCGAACATCACGCCTTTGGCCAGACCGAAAAAAAGGCGGGCGACTATGCCGAAGACTTGGCAGCCTCCATGCTCGCCTCCACCCTGGGCGTGGAGTTCGACGAGGACGAAAGCTGGGACAACAAGCGGCAAATCTGGAAAATCAGCGGCAAGATCGTGCACAGTCGCAACATCACCCAGTCGGCCAACGTGGACAAAGAAGGCAAGTGGACGACGGTGGTGGCCGCTGCCGTTCTTCTGCCTTGA